Genomic segment of Arachis stenosperma cultivar V10309 chromosome 4, arast.V10309.gnm1.PFL2, whole genome shotgun sequence:
ataagttaataaattaattattaaattagtctaaaataattaagataactcttttttatattaagaagatattagataataaattagattatattggattagattagattagatatcatttaaaaactaaaaaatgtTTAGAGGATATACTACTATTAATCTAACGTAAATTTAATTATccaattatattaaattaataatattaatatggACAAATAACCAGTTTTGCAGGTAATCTGGTAGAAGGAACATTGAAAAGTCAATCCTTCAATCTAATattatagataaataaaagaatagaccaagtatattttattattattatataaatgttTCTAGTTTCTAGATATGAAGGAAGAGACCATCTAGAAGAATAAGAATCAGCCATCACACTTGTTCCTGCTTTCTGTTCTGCTACACTGTACACTCTTTTATCAGGAATCACCACACAAGTCAAGCACGTGACTGTCACGCGTGAGATTCGATATACTAGACACATGATATTAAGGAAAAATAgctggaaaaataaaaatggctaaatattaaataaataaattatttcttttctttaaaaattaatcgTATCTTTTTCCCCATGAaaaccattaaaaatatttaaattcaatggTATTACAGAAAATTTTCataaatcttattttatttctatgatagaaagatatttaataagaaGTTAATTATCTGAAAATTGCTGCAAAATTTTTAACTTCCTGATTCAGTAGTTAGAATTTCACATTTCATATTCCTTACCCTATAAGCATAGAGTAAAAAACTTtcatatataagaaaaaaagagagaataaagtaaaattattcttcttttctcttttgtcCCAAACAAAATGGAATGGTAGGTTagaaaattcaatttaaaaaaaaaaaaaacacgcatggattttggatttttgtttgaaggttgaAAACCTCGTTAAGTTTGAAAACGAAGCATCCGTGAGCTCATCAAGGCAACAAGGCTTTTTCTTGATTCTCTATTTTGTTGCGTTTTGAACGTTGAAACTttccttccttttcctctctcTGCTGAGCTACCTCGTCCTCCGTCCACGGTGGTCGGCGACTTGCTCCGACCAACCTCTCTCTGAGGAGGTTAGCTCCGGAACTTCTTACAAACACGTGGTGTgcttctttttctgtttttggtaaGTTTTAATAAAGTGATGAACTTTGTTTGTTTCGTTAAgtgattttgatttttcaaaattttaatccgtttaaaatagaaaaagaggTTAATTCGTGTGATCATAAGGGATTGGCTTTAACTTATTGGGTCTAGAAAACAAAACCCctttttcctctctctctctctctctttctctagTTTTGGAAGTTTTGTGTAAAGGCTTGTAACTTTGCGGTTTTTGGAATATGAAGCAGCGAGTGATCATGGTtttcaagtgatggttgattaAGAAAAAGATAGTGTAGAGAGGTAAATGTGCCCCCTTTTTTCTGATGAATGATTCTAGAATTGTTGAAAGTTAGgataaatattgattttttggattttcagCTGAAAGGGGGGAGCGGGTGAAATGGGGCACTTAGggtttttctcaaatttttttttaagggGTACCTAGGTTTTAATTGAGGTACTTGAACTCTATATTAGTTGTATGCGGTGATTTTTTGTTACTTGTGAGAACCATGATCAGTTCATAGAAAAGGGGTTGAAAAAACTTCTAAGGGCTATTTGCAGGAGTAGAAAGTAGAAACCCAGTGAATTAGTTTGTGAGTTTTCTTGTGCTAAGGGTTGAGTTCAAAGTTTAGAACTGCTTTTCAACTTACACtggtttaaaataaaaaagattatcTGTCATCTATTTTTTACCATTTAATGTGTCTCTTAGTTGCCTTTAATTATCTGACTAGTTAATTCGTGGTCTCTAAGCCTTGAAGATGAATTATTATCTACTCTTGGTCAATTTGGTATCTATGTAGGATCATATAtacaatttaaattttgaataacTGTCTCAGCTTGATGCTTGTGTTCTGCAGTTGTTTTGTTTCATAGCCTTCTGACATCTCAATGATGACCCAAGAACCATCAGAGGAATTGGAGAAACATGCAACCTCAGGGCATCGTCCAAGAGGCAATAGTGAATACGTTAGATTAGCCATATCTGATGAGCCTAGGGCCGGTGAAGTTGAAATCTCACGGCCTCAAGCAGAACCAGGAATTAATGCTTTCTGGTGGTGGATGAAAGTCTTTCTATGGTGCATTATCATTGTTGTACTTTCTCTTGTTTTACTGAAATGGGgtgttccttttatttttgaaaaggtaTTTCCTCTTACATTGCACTAAAATTATTCTAGTAGTTCAGCATTTAGACTAGAGCTGTATTGTTTATGTAGCTTCACTTAGGATGCAGCGTTTGCAATATAGTATTACAATGTTGTTTGGTTGTCATGGATTTATTTGATATGTTAAGATTATGACATTCCTATGTCATTATCGGGCTTCTACTATCTTTAAACtgaatattttatattacaAACAATTTAGAAGTGTGGATTTTCCCTTGGCATCAGAATTTTATGTATTTGGTTGATGCTGAATAGTTTAAGGAACTATTAGTTCTGTGCTCTCTTTTACTTTCTGTAAATTTATGTGGGATTGGTGTGCAGAATATTATGCTGTTATCCAATCTGATGGAGAAATATAGGGAACTGAATTCATATGTGATCGCAGAAATACCCTGATTTTCAGAATGATCACTCCATCAGTAGGACTTGGTAGTTAATTTGTTCTTTGACGTATTAAATTCAAAAGAGGGATGCAAGGGATTCTTTAGTCTTTTCTTGCAAGTCAGAAGTTTTGCTTAGCACTTTCCAAGTATTATATTCATTTTCCCCCCACTCTGCCAAGTTTTGTGACATTTTAAGTGTTTATAGTAAACTAATAATAAACTTGAAGATCTTGGGAAACTAAGTTGTTATTAATATATTGCTATTGCCTATGAACCGGCTTAGATTCTAATATTTAATTCTCATGTAGTTGCAAACATTCCATGTGTATTATTggaatattttgatttattcaTATTTGGAAACTTTCATACTTTTGCTGCAGGTTCTTTACCCAATGATGGAATGGGAAGCTACTGCATTTGGCCGCCCAGTTCTTGCCCTTGTACTTGTTGCTTCTTTAGCTTTATTCCCAGTGTTCTTAATTCCTTCCGGCCCTTCCATGTGGTTGGCCGGCATGATTTTCGGTTATGGCATTGGCTTCGTTATAATAATGGTTGGAACAACCATTGGAATGATCCTCCCTTACCTAATTGGGCTACTCTTCCGCGAACGCATTCATGTAAAGTCATTTTGTTTCACATTTAATCACAAGTCCTCTCAAAAGTTAGTGttgcttttttttattattaaaaaaaaaataccaactTTACTTATCATCTTGCTATGCTGTGCAGCAATGGTTAAAGAAGTGGCCCACGAATGCCGAAATGATTAGGCTTGCTGGTGAAGGAAATTGGTTTCATCAATTTCAAGTGGTTGCTTTATTTAGAGTTTCTCCATTTCCCTATACTATATTCAATTATGCTATAGTAGTGACAAATATGAGGTTTTGGCCCTACCTATGTGGATCAATAGCAGGAATGGTGCCAGAAGCTTTCATCTACATCTACAGGTTCGTTCTTTTCTACATTCTACCTGCTCTTCAGTGACTTAATACTAGGAAtataaacaacaacaacaaagttaTCCCATTAGGTTGGGTTAACTATATTGGTCAAACAGTGCCATAATACCCTTTCATAGTTCATATGTGTTTCCTTCATTTGTacttaaaatttcttttaatcaTAAAATGAAGACAAAATACTCCTTTGGGTCCTTGACACAATTTTCCGGAGGCAAATTAGTTCTGCATTGTATGTTCGATTTTTGTGGTGGGTGGGGGAACGGGGTGGAaattttcatggatgacttggATTTACAGATGGAACTtatcaccaaaaaaaaaaaagaaaaaaagaattcaCCCCATTTTTAGTTCACTCTGAACATACTCTGAATTTGAGAATTCCCGTTTtgtcctcatcattaaaaatagaGGATAGGTAGACTAATGTATCCCCTTTTTTGGTCAGAAGCCAAAAAAGATATTTAGTCTAAATGAAAAGTCAGTGGACATAAAggtactttatttttaataaaacatTAAAAGGGAGATTAAACATATGGTAGAAGAGCACTTATTCTTTTCACCATTCTAAAAATGCTTGTTGCTTTAGTAAGACAAATAAATTATTGATCCTGAATCCTGACAATGATATGACTAATGAGTTGTTTCATGTATTAGTCTTTATTAATGCTTTAATATACTTAcatctttgtttctttttcttatcactAATGTTGGCCCAATTTTGAGCAGTGGTAGATTAATAAGGACCTTAGCAGATGCACAGTATGGGAGGCATCACTTGACCACTGTGGAAATAGTGTATAACATTATTTCATTCATCGTTGCAATTGTTACCACGGTTGCATTTACTGTTTATGCAAAAAGGACTTTGAATAAACTCAAGATGGCTGAGGCCAATGAGGAATCTGCCTCTGTTTCTGGCATTGCTGATTTTGAGATGCAGAAAGCTTCCCATTCATAAGCATgtcatgtatttttttttaaatcatgaTGCTGATAGTGAGCGTGTATATTTATGTATCTAAAGTTTGGTTtaggaatgcatattttataGTATCATTTTGTgtctccccccccccccccccccttttcctttttcttttttttttttttctccctttCCCCTCTATGGTCCTTGGCTCTATTCTGTAAGGCTATAAAAAATTACCAGTTCGTTAGAAGGCCATAGATTTGATGCACATATAAGGAGATAAAATGCATAACTTGACCATTGGTAAAGAAATCAACCACAGTTATCACACTTACACATTTCATTGCTTTTATGGTTACATCTTGTGAATTTTTGTTAGTTGACGAGTTTGAACTCTTGAGCAATTATGACGTGTATGCTTGTGTCCTAGGAGAGTATGAAGTCAAAATTAGTCCTGAAAgattatttgttatttaaattggtgtttgaattttttttaatcaaattcgtcttttaaagattttaaatttattatattagtcATTCTGTCACTTTTATTGCTAACAGCGTCAATATTTTCTAGTGTAGAATGTTAAGTGGCATTACAACACATACTTAGTAGTCTTACTCTTAATTGGTAGTCAACATGAtaagtttatgaaattagatcaaatcaattttaaattcaaatatttcaATGTTTCAAGTTTTTTCTTCAGttaggtttttatttttttatttgatttaatttcaaaaattttatcatGTTAATAATCAATTAAGACTTTTAGATGTGTATTGTGATATCACTTTAATGTGTTACATTAGCAAATTTTGACGTTGTTAACAAAGCAAGTGATGAAAGAACTAACgtacaatttaaaatttttgaacggcgaaatagattaaaaaaaattaagggACCAATTTAAAGAATGAGTGATTTTTCAAAACGAATTTAACCATTTACTCGTCGTAGTATTATGAttgtttaaatttgatttatttttacaAACACTTCACTTTACCATTTAAAGGGAAAACATCTAAATAGTTACTCAATAGTTTTCATTGCTCTAACAATAGAAGTTCAATTAAAGGGAAAACATCTAAATTCACATGATTGTCCAATTAATGAGTAGTTAATAATTTAAAACCCAACTACTGCAATTGATTGGCGTGTAACGCATGAATTGGATGCCCTACCTTCCCACTTTTTTGGGTTACATCTACTGTGTGGTTGCATTTACGTATTTTGTGCTAAAGTAGCTTTAATGGTAACCTTTTTGAGGTGGCTTTAAAAGATGAAGTAACTATAATTCCTAAAAtcaaagaaggaaaaagaaagagatcTAAGGACTTCTCCACTAATTAAATCAACAGAAGTCTCTTCATTGTTTGGCTCATCAAGGTTTGtttattcatattaatttgTCATCAAATTTACTTAAATAACTATTAATGATATGGTATGATGGATTGACTAATGgtcatttttgtattttttgaaaaaacaatgaattattttaagaaaagaaacGGTTCTAATGTTACTAGGGTCTAGGATTACACAACTAATATGTCTATCCCCATATTCATTTAAGAGGTCGTGAGTTCGAATCtccttattttttataaaaaaaaaaaagattttaagaataaaatttaacCGATAACATTTTTAAACAGAAAGAAAGAATACCCataaaatgaaatgaataaattttcaaattataaaaaagattaagaaaagaagagaggtTTTCAAATAAATTCCTAACTATAACTTTTTACCCAGAAAATTTCATTTGTATATCACATGAATTCCTAAAATAATTCATTTGAAACTCACACAAACGGATAACTGTGCAACAAAGCTTTCTACATTCCAAGTTGGAATGTTTGACAAACAAGACATAGCCTCAGAAACTCAAACAACAATCAACTATGACATTCCAATCTATTACTTTCCTtttcctatttatttatttattttcatatgTCTCAGAACAAATGGTTATTGTCTATAAATTTAGATCCTTGTATCAACACTCACTTTCATGtacaatgatgatgatgatgatgaattcATGTTATTGAGCATGTCTCAAAGAATAACTAATAGGCCTGTCCAAAGGAATTTGGACAATGCTGCTAGGAAGCTCAATTGTAGATGTTGTTGCATCTTCCATCTCCATGGCTATTTCATGTTCATCATTTTGTGTTTGTTCTTTGGTCATTCTATGGGATGATATGCTCCGCCACCTACTCATGCCGGAGTTCTCATGTCTTTCCTCTGCCCAATTCAAGAGGGCTTCCTCCACCCGCGGATCGAGCATACCCTTCTTGAAACCACTACCCATCTGATACTCAGCCAAGTTATACACTATGTTAGAATTTCAATCATAGCCTAGATTTGTTCTTTGAATGTAATGAGAAGAGGCAGATTAACCAACCTGAGTAACAAGAGTATATAGAGGCAAGGTGCTGTAACTGCAAAGCACTTGAACAATCACACTGCATGACATTACCAACAAACAATCACAGAATGCCACAACATTCTAGCAAATAAAATTTGGGCCAATTCTAGCTCTTGAATATTACCCCATTATAAGTCTTGGGATGATGTAGGATATTTTCTCCATAATGCATGAATCAAATCCATATGTGCACTGCAGAAGggatagaaaacaaaaaaataggtGACTAGCTTAGTACTCACTTCAATTTGATATTTTCATACAATAAAAGATGAAGTTGAAATTGTGTTGCTTTGATTTGAAGGAAGCTAAGGACATCTTGTGTTATGGGGAAAGTAAAAACAAATGACAAGATTTTGTGTGAGATAACTCACCCAGATCCAGAAGAAAAATGCAATCTCAAAAGAGTTCTGAAATAAAGTGAAATGAAGCAAGTCAAGGACaagtgttgggcggctaaacCAGAAGTGTTCATCTGACGGCTTCACGCGTGCTGACTCCTGCGCCGGCTCCTGCGCCAAGCGCGCTATGATGTGCTCTAACTTTGCCCCCACAAGAAGCAAAATCTGTTTCACCAAGCAAAATGAGTATAAGCCTTACTGATATCTAACTCTTCTTCAGTAATGTTAACAAAAAATCCATTTGTAAAGAACTTGATCACTTACTATCACTGGTAAAAAGGCAAGCCAGAAATAAGTGTGCCACCCTGCATAGTGAAATCATAAGTAGGATTAAAAGGGCCATTGCAGAATTTAATATTGCTGAACAGGATTGAGGTAGTACCTGCAATATTTAGCAGCAAAAACAGCACAACAAAGAGCCACAGGTACCAGCTATGGTAGAAAAACCAATGAAGAACAGTTGCCTTAAAACTCAAGTTATCTagcattaaaataaaaataaaaaacagataTGTTTGAATTCTCTCACCTTATGCCTACAATTCTTCTGAAATCAACTTCAAGTGTCCGCACCATGTAATTGTGGAAATCAAACTGAGGTTTGCGCGGGCAATGTTCCTGGAAAACAGTTACAATGAAGATTATTTTACATGTTCACATGATGGAATGATTATTCTTTTAGAGAAGTTAAGCATTAACCATATATAACAAGACTGGATCTTGACCTTGATAAATCCATAACGCAGCGCAATGTAGTCAGATTCAGTAACAGAACCataaaattgcttgaagaatgATATCTGCCAACAACATAAAATCAAAGGTGAATACATCAGGAAAGAGGCCATCTTATGTAGTTTGAAATTCTCAGTAGCATTAACATAAAGACTAAATAAATTGTTAAAAATCACTTAGAATTCTAAAAAACTTACCAGCCAACCAACAACAGCTGCTCTTCTCCAATATCCGTCGGCGTGTTTCTTGAAGAACTCATGGTGATGGAGAGCTTGGATACTACTAGAATCTGATGATCATGAATGCAACAATAGCAAGAATGTTGGAATCTAAAAAATCCAAGTCAATTCACTTTTCTATATATAAATCATCTGGTATTTCAGATTAAATTACCTCCTGTTCTTGTTATTTTGCTCTTAATTTCTTCTTCCCATCTCTTCCACTGACGCATCTACATAAAGGTAAGAAGAAAACATGATTATTGTTAATCATGAAATATATCAACTTTTAATAATGAGTATTGCATTGCCGGTTTATTACCCTTGTGATTCCAAGAAATAATGTGGTGACACAGAATATTGCATGCACTAAAGCCAATACAAAGATGAAAATGTGCAAATGATGCAATGATTCTTGTGATAACAGTGGAACCTTCCCCTGcataacaaaggaaaaaaatgcATTACAGTTCAAAATTTAGTATTTTCTTATGATATGATATTTTAAGTATCTGGAACTGAATAGAGTTAATTGTTCTAGTTTCCCAAATATTCCTATATACTTTCTTAGTAATGAAGTATCAGCCTTAACAGATGACAATAAAATCATTGACTTGTCACCTTACTCCTACAATGCTGAGAACTATCTTCAACAGAAAAAAGCCTTCTTTTGTTGACTATACCATCATAGTAGATCTGATCGTGTGCCAAACCTTCATACGATTCATGTGGCCTCTTGCATGGAAGCATTGTGGTTGTAAGCTCAGGTGAGATGCAAATATGGCTTATTGCAGTTTGAAAGACAGTTAGTAGAAGGGAAATGAACCCTAAAAGCATCAATTCTGGCAAAAATGAGGTACAAGCTGATTAGGCAATAGAATCATAAAGAAAAACATGTCATGTAAGTTTCAATAAGAACAAGAGTTAATAAACATTGTTTACTGCAGTTAAGGGTGTCTAAACATAATTAGAGGGGGAAGAAAAAGGAAGCTACCTTCTTGCAATTTTTGCAAGGCATCAAATAATGGAGTTTGGTTCTTTTTCTTGAAGTACTGCAACATCATGAGGAAAACAAGTCATATTAGCATAACTAAGTAGCATAATCAGAACTAAATATCAGAAAATCGACTACGCTGCCGGGTCTATATACACGCCTTTCATCCTATTCAACATTATTAGTCTTACAGTTATAcaatagaatttacctttaagtttcaATGGTACTATCTTATCAGAGCTAAGGCTATGTCTAGTCGAAAAATAATATGTAGAAAAATAGGAGAGTAACTAGGAATCACAATTATCAACTTTTTTCAATTAGGCATCATTCCTGTGTATGAAAACTCAGATCACAGTATTGCATCAATGCATGCATAATAAGGTGATTATAATCTTCTCTAGCATTACACAAAGGATAACAATTGATTTTGGTTCTCAAACTTTCTGATTTTCAAGGGTAAGAGGCGAAATATTGGCTTAAAGGATAACATGAAGTCCTTTTTACTCTTCAGATCCTTCCCCTTAAACTCACAAACACACCTTAATAGATGCATTGGATAAGGTTCTAGAAATCTAAAGACATATGTGCTACTTTACCTTTCCGAGCTTGTGGAGGCCGCGCTCGACAACAAGAGAGATAAAAACAATGATGGTGCAAACAACAGCTACAATCCATGTTGGTGTATATTCCAGAGACTCATTCAGTTCTTCTTCTGCCATGTTGTTTTAGCAATGTAGTTTGATAGAATGAAGAGTAGACAACAATTCTTCTGTTCAATATATATACATTTGTCTCTGAATGATGATGATATAAGGAAACCATATTCTGCTAacttatttttatgtttttattgtCTCAATGTAACGAACGCTGAAACATGATTCTGTATCATATAATACTAACAAGAAAGGAAtgttttccaaatcaataaggAATAAGGTACATGTACAGCTATGTCAAGTTGGGTTCAAACGTAGAACCAGATTCTAAGTTCTGTTCATAAGTGGCGTGCAGAATTGGTTTAATTAAGAACATAAAAGACCTTTCCCATTCACATTTTCACAAGAGAAAATCTAAAGAACATTGTTAGTGGCGTGTCCTTGTCATCTTCTTttacttaattatttattttattctttttgtgTGCATGCTTcccttaaaaattaaaaataaaaactaaacccATAAGTATCCTTTCTCTCAGAATAATGCTCAAGTTAGAACACCACCAATTGAACTTTACAAAAATAGGTAGAGTCATCTATATGAATGAACGATGCTACAAAACATTTAGACAAGTTAAAGAGGGTGTTAAGTAGGTAACAATGAGACATTAGATGAAAACTTTAAAACAATTACAAGTTGTTCAGTTTTCCTGTTTAAAAAATacaagatttgattttgatacATATACACTATGTATATCACAAAAAAACACTCAAAAAGTACCACTTTTATCAAGGCTATTCTTGAGTTTTGTCCATAGGTACAAGGCACAACCAGATTCACTAGGCCATGTTCCATTACTGCAGAGTTTTCTCCATGCCTATGTCTTCAAAATTACCATGATCTTCCAGTTTGATGCAAAATAAGAAAAGGTTATCAATACACTCGTCGTTTCGGGTACACACTGGAATAGAGATGACGAATGGCATCACGCCTTATGGTTTCCATGGTGctggaggtggtggtggtgtaGGGAACATTGGAGGAACAGCAGAGAAAATGGTGTTTTTGTCTATGCTTGTGCTTTTGTCGCCTGACAATGCCACAAGAGCAGCTACTAAACCAGCATTTCCGGCAAGTGTTGGCTCCGTGTAGTTGTAGTTTGTACGAACATCATGGAACCCATCATGCTTGTCAGGTCCAGCAACCATGGCACCAACAAGGGTATTTGGGTTTGGCTTCGTCGTGTCTCTCCATTTCCAACCACCTTTACAGTTGTACTTAACCTTATTCTTTGGTATAGATGCACCTCTATGGTGGACATGTTTAGGATAGTGGTTACCAAAACCAACAATGTAGCTCATTTTCCGAGGATTGTTCCCAAGAATGTAATTAATctgcaaaaacaccatcagagAGAAGGAAAAAATTAACCATGACACCTTAATGATTTTAATTATGCTAAAAAAGAGTTAGATGCCAGAGAAGTCATGTCAGCCTTGGAGGAGGAGAGTTTCACGCACCTGGGTCCTGGCAAAGTCACGAAGAACATCGGTTGAGAAGAAGTTGGGTCCACAATACCATCCAGGAGTATCAGCAGCATCCAGATAATCACTGAATACAGCAGCCAAGAAGGCAGAATTGACAACATATTGGAGAGGCTGAGGCCTACCATGGTTCAATTGAATCAAGCCTCCTGTCATGTGTGCATCAAATACCGGCATTTCATCAGAATTGAAAAGGACTTCTAATGCCTAGGGAAACGGTGTGAAGTAAGAAAGGTTACCTTTGGTTCTGTTAAAGCTTGTGAAAACTGGTAGGTATGAGCACATGACTATGCTGGTCTGGTTGTGGAAGGTTCTTAAAATTTCTTCATATGGATATCCAGGACTCAAGAACAACCTCAAACGACTCAGAAGAACCTATATACAAGCATACATGATCGAATTAGTCACTTgtgctttgggtttatggtgTGGAAAGTCAACAACATCCCCAAGAAAGAGCAAACTGGTGATGCTAATTTAGAAATAGCAAACTATTCCAAATCGATCATGTAATTGAAAACAATAACAAAATTACCTGAGCACCGGCAAGCTTGTTATCCCAGCTAAACACACCATAATCAGGACCTCCCCAGAAGGCACCAGCATGCTTGGCAAGACCAGGAGCAGTAGCAAGCTTAAGATATGAAGAATTTCCGGTTGCATAATACATCCAAGCCCCTCCCCAAACAAACTCATCCCAGTAGCTAGTGGAGTTGTAAAAGATTGAAGCCTCTGAACTACCATCACTGTATCTGCCTCTCTTCTCCCTTGCAAACCTGAAGAGGGTGGTGGCACCATGAACAAGTTTCTTTGAATACGCCTTGTTGTCTTTAAAAACAATGGATGCAGCAGCCAAGGCAGCAGCCATTTCTGCCGCAAGGTCCGAGCAACTGTGACATTCAGTTACAG
This window contains:
- the LOC130973113 gene encoding uncharacterized protein LOC130973113; the encoded protein is MMTQEPSEELEKHATSGHRPRGNSEYVRLAISDEPRAGEVEISRPQAEPGINAFWWWMKVFLWCIIIVVLSLVLLKWGVPFIFEKVLYPMMEWEATAFGRPVLALVLVASLALFPVFLIPSGPSMWLAGMIFGYGIGFVIIMVGTTIGMILPYLIGLLFRERIHQWLKKWPTNAEMIRLAGEGNWFHQFQVVALFRVSPFPYTIFNYAIVVTNMRFWPYLCGSIAGMVPEAFIYIYSGRLIRTLADAQYGRHHLTTVEIVYNIISFIVAIVTTVAFTVYAKRTLNKLKMAEANEESASVSGIADFEMQKASHS
- the LOC130976579 gene encoding MLO-like protein 13 isoform X2; translation: MAEEELNESLEYTPTWIVAVVCTIIVFISLVVERGLHKLGKYFKKKNQTPLFDALQKLQEELMLLGFISLLLTVFQTAISHICISPELTTTMLPCKRPHESYEGLAHDQIYYDGIVNKRRLFSVEDSSQHCRSKGKVPLLSQESLHHLHIFIFVLALVHAIFCVTTLFLGITRMRQWKRWEEEIKSKITRTGDSSSIQALHHHEFFKKHADGYWRRAAVVGWLISFFKQFYGSVTESDYIALRYGFIKEHCPRKPQFDFHNYMVRTLEVDFRRIVGISWYLWLFVVLFLLLNIAGWHTYFWLAFLPVIILLLVGAKLEHIIARLAQEPAQESARVKPSDEHFWFSRPTLVLDLLHFTLFQNSFEIAFFFWIWCTYGFDSCIMEKISYIIPRLIMGYSTLPLYTLVTQMGSGFKKGMLDPRVEEALLNWAEERHENSGMSRWRSISSHRMTKEQTQNDEHEIAMEMEDATTSTIELPSSIVQIPLDRPISYSLRHAQ
- the LOC130976579 gene encoding MLO-like protein 13 isoform X1 yields the protein MAEEELNESLEYTPTWIVAVVCTIIVFISLVVERGLHKLGKYFKKKNQTPLFDALQKLQEELMLLGFISLLLTVFQTAISHICISPELTTTMLPCKRPHESYEGLAHDQIYYDGIVNKRRLFSVEDSSQHCRSKGKVPLLSQESLHHLHIFIFVLALVHAIFCVTTLFLGITRMRQWKRWEEEIKSKITRTGDSSSIQALHHHEFFKKHADGYWRRAAVVGWLISFFKQFYGSVTESDYIALRYGFIKEHCPRKPQFDFHNYMVRTLEVDFRRIVGISWYLWLFVVLFLLLNIAGWHTYFWLAFLPVIILLLVGAKLEHIIARLAQEPAQESARVKPSDEHFWFSRPTLVLDLLHFTLFQNSFEIAFFFWIWCTYGFDSCIMEKISYIIPRLIMGVIVQVLCSYSTLPLYTLVTQMGSGFKKGMLDPRVEEALLNWAEERHENSGMSRWRSISSHRMTKEQTQNDEHEIAMEMEDATTSTIELPSSIVQIPLDRPISYSLRHAQ
- the LOC130976579 gene encoding MLO-like protein 13 isoform X3, with the translated sequence MAEEELNESLEYTPTWIVAVVCTIIVFISLVVERGLHKLGKYFKKKNQTPLFDALQKLQEELMLLGFISLLLTVFQTAISHICISPELTTTMLPCKRPHESYEGLAHDQIYYDGIVNKRRLFSVEDSSQHCRSKGKVPLLSQESLHHLHIFIFVLALVHAIFCVTTLFLGITRMRQWKRWEEEIKSKITRTGDSSSIQALHHHEFFKKHADGYWRRAAVVGWLISFFKQFYGSVTESDYIALRYGFIKEHCPRKPQFDFHNYMVRTLEVDFRRIVGISWYLWLFVVLFLLLNIAGWHTYFWLAFLPVIILLLVGAKLEHIIARLAQEPAQESARVKPSDEHFWFSRPTLVLDLLHFTLFQNSFEIAFFFWIWCTYGFDSCIMEKISYIIPRLIMG
- the LOC130974117 gene encoding endoglucanase 25-like — encoded protein: MSMYGRDPWGGPLEINATDSATDDDRSRNLQDLDRAALSRPLDETQQSWLLGPGEQKKKKYVDLGCIIVSRKIFVWTVGTLLFSAFLAGFVTLIVKTVPRHHHKHPPPDNYTLALHKALMFFNAQKSGKLPKHNNVSWRGNSCLQDGKGDGVSAAIKDLVGGYYDAGDAIKFNFPQSFAITMLSWSVIEYSAKYDAAGELSHVKELIKWGTDYFLKTFNSTADSITTLAAQVGVGDTSGGSTTPNDHYCWMRPEDIDYDRPVTECHSCSDLAAEMAAALAAASIVFKDNKAYSKKLVHGATTLFRFAREKRGRYSDGSSEASIFYNSTSYWDEFVWGGAWMYYATGNSSYLKLATAPGLAKHAGAFWGGPDYGVFSWDNKLAGAQVLLSRLRLFLSPGYPYEEILRTFHNQTSIVMCSYLPVFTSFNRTKGGLIQLNHGRPQPLQYVVNSAFLAAVFSDYLDAADTPGWYCGPNFFSTDVLRDFARTQINYILGNNPRKMSYIVGFGNHYPKHVHHRGASIPKNKVKYNCKGGWKWRDTTKPNPNTLVGAMVAGPDKHDGFHDVRTNYNYTEPTLAGNAGLVAALVALSGDKSTSIDKNTIFSAVPPMFPTPPPPPAPWKP